A region from the Aegilops tauschii subsp. strangulata cultivar AL8/78 chromosome 5, Aet v6.0, whole genome shotgun sequence genome encodes:
- the LOC109762447 gene encoding sulfate transporter 4.1, chloroplastic: MEKSSFASASSGELTAAVYGAGRPVRVIPLRHPLDAAVREAAASSSPSPLSAAMERARAMGPWEWAEAALPCLAWMRSYRWKEDFQADLAAGITVGVMLVPQAMSYAKLAGLHPIYGLYTGFVPLFVYAIFGSSRQLAVGPVALVSLLVSNVLGGIVNSSSELYTELAILLAFMVGILECLMALLRLGWLIRFISHSVISGFTTASAIVIGLSQIKYFLGYSVTRSSKIIPLIESIIAGIDQFSWPPFVMGSAFLVILLIMKKLGKTNKKLRFLRASGPLTAVVLGTLFVKIFRPTAISVVGEIPQGLPSFSIPRGFEHLMSLMPTAILITGVAILESVGIAKALAAKNGYELDSNKELFGLGLSNICGSFFSAYPATGSFSRSAVNHESGAKTGLSGIIMGIIICSALLFMTPLFTDIPQCALAAIVISAVTGLVDYEEAIFLWGIDKKDFFLWAMTFTTTLTFGIEIGVLVGVGFSLAFVIHESANPHIAVLGRLPGTTVYRNTLQYPEAYTYNGIVVVRVDAPIYFANISYIKDRLREYELKLPNSNRGPDVGRVYFVILEMSPVTYIDSSAVQALKDLHQEYKARDIQIAIANPNRQVHLLLSRAGIIDMIGAGWCFVRVHDAVQVCLQHVRSSSSNAIKLSPQASGNLTESPKAQQRYGFLRNLWKAQDGNGSAGDEAQSLLRQNLV, encoded by the exons ATGGAGAAGTCGTCGTTCGCGtcggcgagctccggcgagctcacCGCCGCCGTTTACGGAGCAGGGAGGCCGGTGAGGGTGATACCGCTGCGCCACCCACTGGATGCGGCTGTGCGGGaggcggccgcctcctcctccccgtcaCCGTTGTCGGCGGCGATGGAGAGGGCGCGGGCGATGGGGCCGTGGGAGTGGGCGGAGGCGGCTCTCCCGTGCTTGGCGTGGATGCGGAGCTACAGATGGAAGGAGGACTTCCAGGCCGACCTCGCCGCCGGCATCACTGTCGGCGTCATGCTTGTGCCTCAG GCAATGTCATATGCAAAGCTGGCTGGGCTTCACCCAATTTATGGGCTCT ACACAGGCTTTGTCCCACTATTTGTCTACGCGATTTTTGGGTCCTCACGACAATTAGCAGTAGGTCCAGTGGCACTTGTCTCtctgctagtgtccaatgttctTGGGGGTATAGTTAATTCATCTAGTGAGCTGTACACGGAATTAGCCATATTATTGGCATTCATGGTTGGAATACTGGAATGCTTGATGGCATTGCTAAG ACTTGGCTGGCTTATTCGTTTCATTAGCCATTCTGTAATATCTGGATTCACTACAGCTTCGGCCATCGTAATTGGTTTGTCCCAAATCAAGTATTTCTTGGGTTACAGTGTTACAAGAAGTAGCAAAATTATACCACTTATTGAGAGTATAATTGCTGGAATAGATCAG TTCTCCTGGCCTCCATTTGTAATGGGATCAGCGTTTCTTGTTATTCTTCTAATAATGAAAAAGCTA GGGAAAACAAATAAAAAATTACGTTTCCTGAGAGCTTCTGGTCCACTAACAGCTGTTGTTCTTGGAACATTGTTTGTGAAAATTTTCCGTCCAACTGCCATATCAGTG GTAGGTGAAATACCGCAAGGCCTTCCCAGTTTCTCCATTCCTCGAGGATTTGAACATCTGATGTCCCTAATGCCAACTGCAATACTTATCACTGGTGTTGCTATTTTG GAGTCTGTTGGGATTGCTAAAGCGTTAGCTGCGAAGAATGGTTATGAGTTGGACTCAAACAAAGAG TTATTTGGCCTTGGCTTATCAAATATATGCGGTTCATTCTTCTCTGCATATCCTGCTACAG GCTCCTTTTCTAGGTCTGCTGTGAATCATGAAAGCGGGGCAAAGACTGGATTATCAGGAATCATAATGGGCATAATAATTTGCAGTGCTCTCTTGTTTATGACACCATTATTTACTGATATACCGCAG TGTGCATTGGCTGCCATTGTGATTTCTGCTGTCACTGGCCTG GTAGATTATGAAGAGGCCATCTTCCTGTGGGGTATTGATAAGAAGGATTTCTTTCTGTGGGCGATGACATTTACTACAACCTTAACTTTTGGCATTGAGATTGGTGTCCTTGTTGGG GTCGGGTTTTCGCTGGCATTTGTGATCCATGAATCTGCAAATCCGCATATAG CTGTTTTGGGCCGTTTGCCTGGCACCACTGTGTACAGGAATACATTGCAGTACCCTGAGGCTTATACATACAACGGGATTGTTGTTGTCCGTGTTGATGCACCAATCTACTTTGCTAACATAAGTTACATAAAGGACAG GTTGCGTGAGTATGAGCTCAAACTCCCAAATTCAAACCGTGGACCTGATGTTGGAAGGGTGTACTTTGTGATCCTCGAGATGTCCC CTGTTACATACATCGACTCGAGCGCTGTTCAAGCTCTCAAGGACCTGCACCAAGAATACAAAGCACGCGACATCCAG ATTGCTATAGCGAATCCTAACCGGCAGGTGCACCTATTGCTGTCAAGAGCGGGCATCATCGACATGATTGGCGCAGGGTGGTGTTTCGTCCGAGTGCACGACGCGGTGCAAGTATGCCTCCAGCATGTGCGGAGTTCGTCGTCGAATGCCATTAAGTTATCCCCACAGGCGTCTGGGAACTTGACGGAGTCTCCCAAGGCGCAGCAGCGGTATGGCTTCCTGAGGAACCTCTGGAAAGCACAAGACGGTAATGGGAGCGCCGGTGACGAGGCCCAATCGTTGCTGCGCCAAAACCTTGTGTAG